One part of the Marinobacterium rhizophilum genome encodes these proteins:
- a CDS encoding HlyD family efflux transporter periplasmic adaptor subunit, with protein sequence MHLPALRPDLQLSPAATALDGSPQWTLADPLRGRYFKLGSTALRLLRHWALGDDQQVLNAANAQPGIPLDATDLQQLLRFLREHDLISARDTEQRASFAAKAAARQQSLWHRLLHQYLFFRIPLWRPDAFLNRTWPWLQRHGPWLLRIGLPLIFGLGLFLAARDWQRFLATFPHLFSLGGALAFGVALIFAKLCHEFGHAYMAKRAGCRVPSMGLAFMVLFPLFYTDVSDAWRVSDRRSRLLIGAGGMLAELLLATLALLAWSLLPDGPWRTAAFMLASATWLTTLVVNLNPFLRFDGYYLLSDLWQVENLQQRAFALCRWRLREILFGYDAPQPEPWSDRLRRRLLAWGYSAWIWRAALFFAIALIVYHLFFKLLGTFLMLLELTWFIGLPVWRELCHWWQQRTDARPARVLVTAALLLGGLALLLVPWRSAVDVPAQLDASRASSLHAPMPARLKRLEVGHGQQVQAGDLLLELESPDLDARQAIVSSQIRLLRLQLRRQAGRLETAADAGVIEQQLATALAEYRGLAAQRERLQLRAPHQGEIRDLLPGLAAGRWLKPQQPLVRVVEPQLRLRGYLPEDALWRVETGAPGRFIADDPMQPALPVTLTEISATGVPYLEIESLSSDQSGPIAVLRDPQRRAQPLKAQYAVRLQLDAGVTAPVQPLRGLVILQGQRESVLETLWRRLAALGIRESGF encoded by the coding sequence ATGCACCTGCCGGCACTGCGCCCCGACCTGCAACTGTCGCCCGCCGCAACCGCACTGGACGGCTCGCCGCAATGGACCCTGGCGGACCCGCTGCGCGGGCGCTACTTCAAGCTTGGCAGCACCGCCCTGCGCCTGCTGCGCCACTGGGCGCTGGGCGACGACCAACAGGTTCTAAACGCCGCCAACGCCCAGCCGGGCATCCCGCTTGATGCCACGGACCTGCAACAGCTGCTGCGTTTTCTGCGCGAGCACGACCTGATCAGCGCACGGGATACCGAACAACGGGCAAGCTTCGCCGCCAAGGCCGCCGCACGGCAGCAGAGCCTTTGGCACCGGCTACTGCACCAGTACCTGTTCTTTCGCATTCCGCTGTGGCGACCGGACGCTTTCCTGAATCGAACCTGGCCCTGGCTGCAGCGCCACGGCCCCTGGCTCCTGCGCATCGGCCTGCCGCTCATATTCGGCCTCGGCCTGTTTCTGGCCGCCAGGGACTGGCAGCGTTTCCTGGCCACCTTCCCGCACCTGTTCAGCCTGGGCGGTGCCCTGGCCTTTGGTGTGGCGCTGATATTCGCCAAGCTGTGCCACGAGTTCGGCCACGCCTACATGGCCAAGCGCGCCGGCTGCCGGGTGCCGAGCATGGGGCTGGCCTTTATGGTGCTATTCCCGCTGTTCTATACGGATGTCAGCGATGCCTGGCGGGTGAGTGATCGGCGCTCACGCCTGCTGATCGGCGCCGGCGGCATGCTCGCCGAATTGCTGCTGGCCACCCTCGCCCTGCTCGCATGGTCGTTACTGCCGGACGGCCCCTGGCGCACCGCGGCCTTCATGCTCGCCAGCGCCACCTGGCTGACGACCCTGGTCGTCAACCTCAACCCCTTCCTACGCTTTGATGGCTACTACCTGCTGAGTGACCTGTGGCAGGTTGAAAATCTGCAGCAGCGGGCCTTCGCCCTGTGTCGCTGGCGGCTGCGCGAGATCCTGTTCGGCTACGATGCACCCCAGCCCGAGCCCTGGTCAGACAGGCTCCGCCGTCGGCTGCTGGCCTGGGGCTACAGCGCCTGGATCTGGCGGGCAGCGCTGTTCTTTGCCATCGCCCTGATCGTTTATCACCTTTTTTTCAAACTACTGGGCACCTTTCTTATGCTGCTTGAACTGACCTGGTTCATTGGACTTCCAGTCTGGCGAGAGCTGTGCCACTGGTGGCAACAGCGCACGGACGCCAGGCCCGCCCGAGTGCTGGTCACCGCCGCCCTGCTGCTCGGCGGTTTGGCTTTGCTGCTGGTACCCTGGCGTAGCGCCGTCGATGTGCCCGCCCAGCTGGATGCCAGCCGCGCCAGCAGCCTGCACGCCCCCATGCCGGCACGCCTGAAGCGGCTCGAGGTCGGCCATGGCCAGCAGGTGCAGGCGGGAGATCTGCTGCTGGAGCTGGAATCCCCGGACCTGGATGCCCGTCAAGCCATCGTCAGTAGCCAGATCCGCCTGCTGCGATTGCAATTGCGGCGCCAGGCCGGCCGTCTCGAAACGGCCGCGGACGCCGGCGTGATCGAACAGCAACTGGCCACGGCACTGGCCGAATACCGCGGCCTGGCCGCCCAGCGGGAGCGCCTTCAACTGCGTGCGCCCCACCAGGGCGAGATACGCGACCTGTTGCCGGGCCTGGCCGCTGGCCGCTGGCTCAAGCCACAGCAGCCCCTGGTCCGGGTGGTGGAGCCGCAACTGCGCCTGCGCGGCTACCTGCCAGAGGATGCCCTGTGGCGTGTCGAGACCGGTGCCCCCGGGCGCTTTATCGCTGACGACCCAATGCAACCGGCATTGCCGGTAACACTGACGGAGATCAGTGCCACCGGTGTCCCCTATCTCGAAATCGAATCCCTGTCGTCGGACCAAAGCGGCCCTATCGCGGTGCTGCGTGACCCGCAGCGCCGTGCCCAGCCACTGAAGGCACAGTACGCTGTCCGCCTGCAACTGGACGCCGGGGTCACAGCGCCAGTACAGCCCTTGCGCGGCCTGGTGATATTGCAGGGGCAACGGGAATCCGTGCTCGAGACCCTCTGGCGCCGCCTGGCGGCGCTAGGCATACGGGAAAGCGGATTCTAA
- a CDS encoding GNAT family N-acetyltransferase, producing the protein MQTTDYALRAQKDTDHDFLAQLYASTRTPELASFGWDAQATASFLHQQFELQSRHYAQQFPDGEFWIIERNCEAVGRLCLYWGNTTVQLIDIALLPEHRGAGLGTALLQELLVRADARSHAVELHVEAHNRAQHLYQRLGFSIRDNKGVYLQMRRPAQYDPRPSAPSAKARLSETGQVLPDNEYKYSLATDLP; encoded by the coding sequence GTGCAAACCACCGACTACGCTCTTCGTGCGCAAAAAGACACCGACCACGACTTCCTGGCACAGCTCTACGCATCTACCCGCACACCCGAATTAGCAAGCTTCGGCTGGGACGCACAAGCGACCGCCAGCTTTCTGCACCAGCAGTTCGAGCTGCAATCCCGTCACTACGCGCAGCAGTTCCCCGACGGCGAATTCTGGATAATCGAGCGCAACTGCGAAGCTGTCGGCCGGCTCTGCCTCTACTGGGGCAACACGACCGTGCAACTGATCGATATCGCCCTGCTGCCCGAACACCGCGGTGCAGGCCTTGGCACCGCCCTGCTGCAAGAATTACTGGTCCGCGCCGATGCTCGCAGCCATGCGGTTGAGCTGCATGTAGAGGCCCACAACCGGGCACAACACCTGTACCAGCGTCTGGGATTCAGCATCAGGGACAACAAGGGCGTCTACCTGCAGATGCGCAGACCTGCCCAATACGACCCGCGGCCAAGCGCACCTTCAGCCAAAGCACGCCTATCAGAAACAGGCCAGGTACTGCCGGACAACGAATACAAGTACAGCCTGGCAACCGATTTGCCCTAG
- a CDS encoding phage tail protein: MSEPFIGEIRQVGFDFPPRGWAFCDGQLLAIAQYSSLFSLLGTKYGGDGRTTFGLPDLRGRSPVGIHQGPGLSAIRIGEKGGTESVTLTQAQMPSHAHNAEASIAIPANSTSTDTNPAPATNSVLGPASNSGRPGALYSNEAPNTTLAAFNNPVTVNPAGGSQPVETRNPFLGMNFVIALQGIYPSRS; the protein is encoded by the coding sequence ATGAGCGAACCCTTTATCGGCGAGATCCGTCAGGTCGGCTTCGACTTCCCACCGCGAGGCTGGGCGTTCTGTGACGGTCAGCTGTTAGCCATTGCCCAATACAGCTCGCTGTTTTCGCTACTGGGCACCAAGTACGGTGGCGATGGACGCACCACCTTTGGCCTGCCGGATCTGCGCGGACGCAGCCCTGTGGGCATTCATCAGGGCCCGGGACTGAGCGCCATACGCATCGGAGAAAAAGGCGGCACAGAAAGCGTCACGCTGACGCAGGCGCAGATGCCCTCCCATGCACACAACGCTGAAGCCAGCATCGCCATCCCGGCGAATAGCACCAGCACCGACACCAATCCGGCACCGGCGACTAACAGCGTACTGGGCCCGGCCAGCAACAGCGGCCGTCCCGGCGCCCTTTACAGCAACGAGGCGCCAAACACGACCCTGGCAGCATTTAACAACCCGGTAACCGTAAATCCGGCCGGCGGAAGCCAGCCTGTTGAGACCCGCAACCCCTTTCTGGGGATGAACTTCGTTATCGCACTGCAAGGGATATATCCCTCCCGCAGCTGA
- a CDS encoding Ig-like domain-containing protein has product MKWFGWSGKGAAEPRETGPGAAIPPLAMALEPRMMFDGAIAATVADTPDSSGEPATIQQPSASPDADLAAVAGSSDHRQEVVFVDTQVQDYQQLLSGLPEGVEVILFDGAADGLQVIADSLAGREGIDAIHILSHGDNGQLQLGSDWLDSADIANRSDLLAAIGQSLSAEGDILLYGCTVGGDAAGIEFIESLASATGADIAASSDLTGAADRGGDWVLEASTGSIESASLDLTDYSGLLTAFSDSLDSNVGLVTSFNSTLGGVSFTYTFTTEGGGGDMLWLSSGGESNSASMNLLSGDFNFGTTERVTIARTDAADFTFSSLYINNTAGDTITVGGYLDGVLVGSAQTIIVGASGTLSFGALGVDEVRITSADFGGISIDSFTGDTNPPAPPAPTITSATYDASTGVLAVTGTNITTGDNIDASTLTLTGEGGSTYTLTDTINVIAGSASSFSMTLSAADRAALNQIFNKNGTSSTGGTTFNLAAADDWNLNATSGDTSDATNAVTVSSVAAPTISNATYDVSTGTMVVSGTGFLSFNGASNDIDASKFTLIGEGGATYTLTDTSNVEISSGTSFTLTLSATDKAAINLIANKNGTSSTSGTTFNLAAAEDWAAGADASVAVADLTGNGITVSNVAVPTISSATYDAGTGTMTVTGTGFLSLNGASNDIDASKFTLTGEGGATYTLTDTSNVEISSGTSFTLVLSATDKAAINLIANKNGTSSTSGTTFNLAAAEDWAAGADASVAVADLTGNGITVSSVAVPTITSATYDAGTGTMVVSGTGFLSLNGASNDIDASKFTLTGEGGATYTLTDTSNVEISTGTSFTLTLSATDKAAINLIANKNGTSSTSGTTFNLAAAEDWAAGADASVAVADLTGNGITVSNVAVPTISSATYDAGTGTMTVTGTGFLSLSGASNDIDASKFTLTGEGGATYTLTDSSDVEINSGTSFTLVLSATDLAAANSIMNNNGTSATDNTTYNLAAAEDWAAGADTAVIIADPSGNGVTVSNVADTTPPTTTSIVVADTALAAGETSLVTITFSEAVTGLAGDDFTVANATLSNLATADGGISWTATLTPTADIEDTSNLVTLDNSGVQDLAGNAGSGSTDSNNYAIDTLRPTASIVVADTALAAGETSLVTVTFNEAVTGLSTADFSVANGALSSLSTADGGISWTATLTRWRRIPRTHSARRRRDLPGHRHF; this is encoded by the coding sequence ATGAAGTGGTTCGGTTGGTCTGGCAAGGGTGCGGCAGAGCCGAGAGAGACAGGGCCCGGCGCTGCAATACCGCCACTGGCGATGGCGCTGGAACCGCGCATGATGTTCGACGGCGCCATCGCGGCAACCGTCGCGGACACGCCGGACAGCAGCGGGGAGCCAGCCACCATACAACAGCCATCGGCATCCCCGGATGCCGATCTCGCTGCGGTAGCCGGCAGCAGTGACCACCGCCAGGAAGTCGTTTTCGTCGATACCCAGGTGCAGGATTATCAGCAACTGCTGTCCGGCCTGCCGGAAGGCGTTGAAGTCATACTTTTCGATGGCGCGGCTGACGGCTTGCAGGTTATCGCCGATAGTCTCGCTGGCCGTGAAGGCATTGATGCCATCCACATTCTCAGTCACGGCGACAACGGCCAGCTGCAACTGGGTAGTGACTGGCTCGACAGCGCCGATATCGCCAACCGCAGCGATCTGCTCGCCGCCATCGGCCAGTCGCTGAGCGCAGAGGGAGACATCCTGCTCTACGGCTGCACCGTCGGCGGCGATGCTGCCGGGATCGAGTTTATCGAGTCCCTCGCCAGCGCCACCGGCGCGGATATCGCCGCCTCCAGCGATCTGACCGGCGCGGCGGACAGAGGTGGCGACTGGGTACTTGAAGCCAGCACAGGCAGCATCGAATCTGCTTCCCTCGACTTGACTGATTATTCCGGCCTGCTCACCGCCTTTAGCGACAGTCTGGATTCAAACGTCGGCCTGGTGACCAGTTTCAACAGCACCCTGGGTGGCGTTTCATTCACTTACACCTTTACAACCGAGGGCGGTGGGGGCGACATGCTTTGGCTGAGTTCTGGCGGCGAAAGCAATTCAGCCTCGATGAACTTACTATCTGGTGATTTCAATTTCGGAACCACGGAACGCGTAACGATAGCACGCACCGACGCCGCCGATTTCACCTTCAGCAGCCTTTACATCAATAACACGGCCGGAGATACCATAACCGTTGGCGGTTACCTCGACGGCGTACTGGTCGGCAGTGCTCAGACTATCATTGTCGGGGCCTCGGGCACCCTCAGTTTCGGCGCCCTCGGTGTGGATGAAGTCCGTATAACCAGCGCGGATTTTGGCGGCATTAGTATCGACAGTTTCACGGGCGATACCAATCCGCCGGCACCACCTGCACCTACCATCACCAGCGCGACCTACGATGCCAGCACCGGTGTGCTTGCGGTAACTGGCACCAATATAACCACCGGCGACAACATCGACGCGAGTACACTGACGCTCACCGGTGAAGGCGGCAGCACTTATACGCTGACCGACACCATCAATGTTATAGCCGGCAGCGCCAGCAGTTTTTCCATGACCCTGAGTGCAGCCGACAGAGCGGCGCTGAACCAGATCTTCAACAAGAACGGCACCAGCTCCACCGGCGGCACCACCTTTAATCTCGCCGCCGCCGATGACTGGAATCTCAATGCCACCAGTGGTGACACCTCCGATGCAACCAATGCAGTGACCGTCAGCAGCGTTGCGGCACCGACGATCAGCAACGCCACCTACGATGTCAGTACAGGCACGATGGTCGTCAGCGGTACGGGGTTCCTGTCCTTCAATGGCGCAAGCAACGACATCGACGCCAGCAAGTTCACCCTCATCGGTGAAGGCGGAGCCACCTATACCCTGACCGACACCTCCAATGTCGAGATCAGCTCCGGTACCAGCTTCACCCTGACCTTGAGCGCCACCGACAAGGCCGCCATCAACCTGATCGCCAACAAGAATGGCACCAGCTCCACCAGTGGTACGACCTTCAACCTGGCCGCCGCCGAAGACTGGGCCGCCGGTGCCGATGCATCCGTGGCAGTCGCGGACCTGACAGGCAACGGCATCACCGTCAGCAACGTCGCCGTGCCCACCATTAGCAGTGCCACCTATGATGCCGGCACCGGCACGATGACCGTCACCGGTACGGGGTTCCTGTCCCTTAATGGTGCCAGCAACGACATCGACGCCAGCAAGTTCACCCTTACCGGTGAAGGCGGAGCCACCTATACCCTGACCGACACCTCCAATGTCGAGATCAGCTCCGGTACCAGCTTCACCCTGGTCCTGAGCGCCACCGACAAGGCCGCCATCAACCTGATCGCCAACAAGAATGGCACCAGCTCCACCAGTGGTACGACCTTCAACCTGGCCGCCGCCGAAGACTGGGCCGCCGGCGCCGACGCCTCCGTGGCAGTCGCGGACCTGACAGGCAACGGCATCACCGTCAGCAGCGTCGCCGTGCCCACCATTACCAGTGCCACCTATGATGCTGGCACCGGCACGATGGTCGTCAGCGGTACGGGGTTCCTGTCCCTTAATGGTGCCAGCAACGACATCGACGCCAGCAAGTTCACCCTTACCGGTGAAGGCGGAGCCACCTATACCCTGACCGACACCTCCAATGTCGAGATCAGTACCGGTACCAGCTTCACCCTGACCCTGAGTGCCACCGACAAGGCCGCCATCAACCTGATCGCCAACAAGAATGGCACCAGCTCCACCAGTGGTACGACCTTCAACCTGGCCGCCGCCGAAGACTGGGCCGCCGGTGCCGATGCATCCGTGGCAGTCGCGGACCTGACAGGCAACGGCATCACCGTCAGCAACGTCGCCGTGCCCACCATTAGCAGTGCCACCTATGATGCCGGCACCGGCACGATGACCGTCACCGGTACGGGGTTCCTGTCCCTTAGTGGTGCCAGCAATGACATTGATGCCAGCAAATTCACCCTTACCGGCGAAGGCGGAGCCACCTATACGCTCACCGATAGCAGCGACGTCGAAATCAACTCCGGTACCAGCTTCACCCTGGTCCTGAGCGCCACCGATTTGGCAGCGGCTAACTCGATCATGAACAACAACGGCACCAGCGCCACCGACAATACCACCTACAACCTTGCTGCCGCAGAAGACTGGGCCGCTGGCGCCGATACAGCCGTTATCATTGCCGATCCAAGCGGCAATGGCGTTACCGTCAGCAACGTGGCCGATACCACGCCACCCACCACAACAAGCATCGTCGTGGCGGACACTGCATTGGCCGCCGGCGAGACCTCCCTGGTGACCATTACCTTCAGCGAGGCCGTAACCGGGCTTGCGGGCGATGACTTCACAGTGGCCAACGCTACTCTATCAAACCTAGCCACCGCCGATGGCGGCATCAGCTGGACCGCGACCCTTACACCCACCGCGGATATCGAGGACACCAGCAACCTGGTAACGCTGGATAACAGCGGCGTGCAAGATCTCGCGGGCAATGCCGGCAGCGGCAGCACGGACTCCAACAACTATGCCATCGATACCCTGAGGCCCACCGCCAGCATCGTCGTGGCGGACACAGCGCTCGCCGCCGGCGAGACCTCCCTGGTCACCGTCACTTTTAATGAAGCGGTTACCGGCCTGAGCACAGCCGATTTCAGCGTGGCCAACGGTGCGCTCTCCAGCCTGAGTACGGCCGATGGCGGCATCAGCTGGACGGCCACCCTCACACGATGGCGGCGGATACCGAGGACACACAGCGCTCGCCGCCGGCGAGACCTCCCTGGTCACCGTCACTTTTAA
- a CDS encoding Ig-like domain-containing protein, translated as MAASAGRPPSHDGGGYRGHTALAAGETSLVTVTFNEAVTGLSTADFSVANGALSSLSTADGGISWTATLTPSTDTEDTSNLVTLDNSGVADTAGNAGSGSTDSNNYAVDTLRPTASIVVADTALAAGETSLVTVTFNEAVTGLSTADFSVANGALSSLSTADGGITWTATLTPSTDIEDTSNLVSLDNSGVQDLAGNAGSGSTDSNNYAVDTLRPTASIVVADTALAAGETSLVTISFSEAVTGLTTADFSVANGSLSGLATADSGITWTATLTPSIDTEDASNLVSLDNSGVQDLAGNAGSGSTDSNNYAIDTLRPTASIVVADTALAAGETSLVTVTFNEAVTGLTTADFSVANGSLSGLATADGGISWTATLTPTADIEDTSNLVSLDNSGVQDLAGNAGSGSTDSNNYAIDTLRPTASIVVADTALAAGETSLVTISFSEAVTGLTTADFSVANGALSSLSTADGGISWTATLTPTADVEDTSNLVSLDNSGVQDLAGNAGSGSTDSNNYAIDTLAPTVLRIEVPADGALASGELTFELVFDEAVSGVDIGDFSLLSTGNVIASLDSMQQVDASTYRVLVSGVDGNGSLSLVLNAAGSGIVDNAGNALAAGLTGPSVTITTLSGDPQFRLQDLGASPAATLLAMPTPPDAPPAPFDSALMPTQLFNPPGLGSGIPSLSSIFINNGASTPSVISQVFASHTGSNDGSGRGFLGFGGGDASGFGSSTLSNIFNADPMPDMTPELELPAIFGAPTLSQQLQQLQDNEQNPIDALALALTQVQPVEPNA; from the coding sequence ATGGCGGCATCAGCTGGACGGCCACCCTCACACGATGGCGGCGGATACCGAGGACACACAGCGCTCGCCGCCGGCGAGACCTCCCTGGTCACCGTCACTTTTAATGAAGCGGTTACCGGCCTGAGCACAGCCGATTTCAGCGTGGCCAACGGTGCGCTCTCCAGCCTGAGTACGGCCGATGGCGGCATCAGCTGGACGGCCACCCTCACACCCTCTACTGATACCGAGGACACCAGCAACCTGGTGACACTGGATAACAGCGGCGTGGCGGATACGGCAGGCAATGCCGGCAGCGGCAGCACGGACTCCAACAACTATGCCGTCGATACCCTGAGGCCCACCGCCAGCATCGTCGTGGCGGACACGGCACTCGCCGCCGGCGAGACCTCCCTGGTCACCGTCACTTTTAATGAAGCGGTTACCGGCCTGAGCACAGCCGATTTCAGCGTGGCCAACGGTGCGCTCTCCAGCCTGAGTACGGCCGATGGCGGCATCACCTGGACGGCCACCCTCACACCCTCTACTGATATCGAGGACACCAGCAACCTGGTGAGCCTGGATAACAGCGGCGTGCAAGATCTTGCCGGCAATGCCGGCAGCGGCAGCACGGACTCCAACAACTACGCCGTCGATACCCTGAGGCCCACCGCCTCGATTGTGGTGGCGGACACGGCACTGGCCGCCGGGGAAACCTCCCTGGTGACCATCAGCTTCAGCGAAGCGGTAACGGGACTCACCACCGCCGACTTCAGCGTCGCCAACGGCAGCCTCAGCGGCCTTGCCACCGCCGATAGCGGCATCACCTGGACCGCCACGCTCACGCCTTCTATCGATACCGAAGATGCCAGCAACCTGGTGAGCCTGGATAACAGCGGCGTGCAAGATCTCGCGGGCAATGCCGGCAGCGGCAGCACGGACTCCAACAACTACGCCATCGATACCCTGAGGCCCACCGCCTCGATTGTGGTAGCCGACACGGCGCTCGCCGCCGGGGAAACCTCCCTGGTGACCGTCACTTTTAATGAAGCGGTTACCGGGCTGACCACGGCCGATTTCAGCGTCGCCAACGGCAGCCTCAGTGGACTTGCCACCGCCGATGGCGGCATCAGCTGGACCGCGACCCTTACACCCACCGCGGATATCGAGGACACCAGCAACCTGGTGAGCCTGGATAACAGCGGCGTGCAAGATCTCGCGGGCAATGCCGGCAGCGGCAGCACGGACTCCAACAACTATGCCATCGATACCCTGAGGCCCACCGCCAGCATCGTCGTGGCGGACACAGCGCTCGCCGCCGGCGAGACCTCCCTGGTGACCATCAGCTTCAGCGAAGCGGTGACGGGACTGACCACCGCCGACTTCAGCGTCGCCAACGGCGCGCTCTCCAGCCTGAGTACCGCCGATGGCGGCATCAGCTGGACCGCGACCCTTACACCCACCGCTGATGTCGAGGACACCAGCAACCTGGTGAGCCTGGATAACAGCGGCGTGCAAGATCTCGCGGGCAATGCCGGCAGCGGCAGCACCGACTCCAACAACTACGCCATCGATACCCTGGCGCCGACAGTACTCAGGATTGAAGTGCCGGCGGATGGTGCTCTGGCCTCGGGTGAGCTGACCTTCGAGCTCGTTTTCGATGAAGCGGTCTCCGGTGTCGATATAGGCGACTTCAGCCTGCTCAGCACCGGCAATGTCATCGCCAGCCTGGACAGCATGCAGCAGGTTGATGCCAGCACCTACCGGGTGCTGGTGAGCGGTGTCGATGGCAATGGTTCACTGAGCCTGGTGCTGAACGCCGCTGGCAGCGGCATCGTTGACAATGCCGGCAACGCTCTGGCGGCGGGGCTGACCGGGCCGAGCGTGACTATCACGACGCTGAGCGGCGATCCCCAATTCCGTCTTCAAGACCTGGGCGCAAGCCCAGCCGCGACATTACTCGCGATGCCGACACCACCGGACGCACCACCGGCACCGTTCGACTCGGCCTTGATGCCAACACAATTGTTTAACCCGCCCGGGCTTGGCAGTGGCATCCCGTCCCTGAGCAGTATCTTCATCAATAACGGGGCTTCCACACCGAGCGTTATCTCCCAGGTATTTGCGAGCCACACGGGCAGCAACGACGGTTCCGGCAGAGGTTTTCTCGGGTTCGGTGGTGGCGATGCCAGCGGTTTTGGCAGTAGTACCCTGTCGAACATTTTTAACGCAGACCCAATGCCAGACATGACTCCGGAGCTGGAACTGCCCGCCATCTTTGGCGCACCGACGCTAAGCCAGCAGTTGCAGCAACTGCAGGATAACGAACAAAACCCGATAGATGCTCTGGCCTTGGCCCTGACACAGGTACAGCCTGTCGAACCCAATGCCTGA
- a CDS encoding TolC family protein — protein MNKNHKLFSTSLLVLAISGCAVTSQPIDRSLSEQRAKADLLNMFKDQEPIVGALTLHDAMARALKYNLEGRLKVMEEALANRQLDLSSFDMLPRLAMQAGYAGRSNVSASSSESIQTGTQSLEPSTSQDRDRGVADLTMVWNVLDFGVSYVSAKQQADQRLIVQERRRKVVHTIIQDVRSAYWRAKAAEGLLAKIDNLMARVDAARSNSQRLSDQRIGDPIKALGYQRGLIEATRQLEEQRRALSLAKTELAALINLPMGAPFSLATAEGYAEPELNIELSHLEEEALASRPELREQDYQARISAAETRKSMLRLLPGLEFSAGGHYDSNSFLVNQSWADYGVKVTWNLFNVLSGPAAIDAAKAGEAVAEARRQAMSMAVLAQVHVANANFHEARRQFHTSQKLATLDGQIVEQLRNRHRVQGIGELELIQGELNALQAELRRDLAYAQLRNSYGQLFASAGLDPLPAELPSTGLAGIAQALADREARWQEGNLQPGS, from the coding sequence ATGAACAAAAATCACAAGCTCTTCAGCACCAGCCTGCTCGTGCTGGCCATCAGTGGCTGTGCGGTGACCAGCCAGCCGATTGATCGCAGCCTCAGCGAGCAACGTGCAAAGGCCGATCTGCTTAACATGTTCAAGGACCAGGAACCCATTGTTGGCGCGCTGACACTGCACGATGCCATGGCCCGTGCACTCAAATACAATCTTGAAGGCCGCCTCAAAGTCATGGAGGAAGCCCTGGCCAATCGTCAGCTCGACCTTTCCAGCTTCGACATGCTGCCACGCCTGGCGATGCAGGCAGGCTACGCCGGGCGCAGCAATGTCAGCGCATCCAGCAGTGAAAGCATCCAGACCGGCACCCAGTCGCTGGAGCCCTCTACCTCCCAGGATCGTGACCGCGGTGTGGCGGACCTGACCATGGTCTGGAACGTGCTGGATTTTGGGGTGAGCTATGTCAGTGCCAAGCAACAGGCTGACCAGCGCCTGATCGTGCAGGAGCGCAGGCGCAAGGTCGTGCACACCATTATCCAGGATGTGCGCTCGGCCTACTGGCGCGCCAAGGCCGCAGAAGGCCTACTGGCGAAAATCGACAACCTGATGGCACGGGTCGACGCGGCACGCAGCAACAGCCAGCGCCTGAGCGACCAACGCATTGGAGACCCGATCAAGGCCCTGGGCTACCAGCGCGGCCTTATTGAAGCCACCCGCCAGCTCGAAGAGCAGCGCCGCGCGCTGTCCCTGGCCAAGACCGAACTGGCGGCGCTGATCAACCTGCCCATGGGCGCCCCTTTTAGCCTCGCCACTGCCGAGGGTTACGCGGAACCCGAGCTCAATATCGAACTGAGTCACCTCGAAGAGGAAGCCCTGGCCAGCCGTCCAGAACTGCGGGAACAGGACTACCAGGCACGTATCAGTGCCGCAGAAACCCGCAAGTCCATGCTGCGCCTGCTGCCCGGACTGGAGTTCTCGGCCGGAGGCCACTACGACAGCAATTCGTTCCTGGTTAACCAGAGCTGGGCCGACTACGGCGTAAAAGTGACCTGGAACCTGTTCAACGTACTCTCCGGCCCCGCTGCGATCGATGCTGCCAAGGCCGGCGAAGCGGTGGCTGAGGCGCGGCGCCAGGCGATGTCCATGGCCGTGCTGGCCCAGGTTCATGTGGCCAACGCCAACTTCCACGAGGCCCGCCGGCAGTTCCACACCAGCCAGAAGCTGGCAACGCTCGACGGCCAGATTGTTGAGCAGCTGCGCAATCGCCACAGGGTACAGGGCATCGGCGAACTTGAGCTTATCCAGGGCGAGCTGAACGCCCTGCAGGCAGAACTGCGGCGCGACCTCGCCTATGCCCAGTTGCGCAACAGCTACGGTCAGCTGTTCGCCAGCGCAGGCCTGGATCCGCTGCCCGCAGAACTGCCATCAACCGGGCTGGCCGGCATCGCCCAGGCGCTGGCCGACCGCGAAGCCAGGTGGCAGGAAGGCAATCTGCAGCCCGGCTCCTGA